Proteins encoded in a region of the Peptococcus niger genome:
- the hemC gene encoding hydroxymethylbilane synthase, protein MTIKKHCRVGTRSSQLALWQTRHVIVELEKRFPETAFEVIEMSTKGDRILNQALSAIGDKGLFTRDLEDAMHSGAIDFAVHSLKDMPTLLPDGLGLTAMLSREDPRDALLAKNGITDIMDLPQQAIVGTSSLRRKAQLLALRPDLDIRDLRGNVQTRIRKFTEGPFHAAILASAGLKRMEMDEHIAAYLPTEQFIPAVGQGIVVVESRLDDEDMLEMLAQVNDRSAATCAQAERAFMRRLEGGCQVPIGALAHIKDNHLTVRGFLGRVDGSEVIIKEKQGLISDAEAVGTALAEDMLSGAGQSILAAIREE, encoded by the coding sequence ATGACGATTAAAAAACATTGTCGCGTTGGAACGCGCTCCAGTCAATTGGCCTTATGGCAAACCCGGCATGTGATTGTGGAACTTGAGAAACGATTTCCTGAAACGGCTTTTGAAGTGATTGAAATGTCGACCAAGGGGGACCGCATTCTCAATCAAGCGCTTTCGGCGATTGGCGATAAAGGGCTGTTTACGCGGGATTTAGAAGACGCCATGCATTCCGGGGCCATTGATTTTGCAGTACACAGTTTAAAGGATATGCCAACTTTACTGCCGGACGGGCTAGGCTTGACTGCCATGCTGTCGCGTGAAGATCCACGTGATGCGCTATTGGCAAAAAATGGCATTACAGATATCATGGATTTACCGCAGCAAGCCATCGTGGGCACCAGTAGTTTAAGACGAAAAGCCCAATTACTAGCCCTACGGCCGGATTTGGACATACGGGATTTGAGAGGCAATGTACAAACCCGCATCCGCAAATTTACGGAAGGACCCTTTCATGCCGCCATTTTAGCCAGTGCCGGCTTAAAACGCATGGAAATGGACGAACACATCGCCGCCTATCTGCCAACAGAGCAATTTATTCCTGCAGTCGGTCAGGGCATTGTGGTGGTCGAGTCACGCCTTGACGATGAGGACATGTTGGAAATGCTGGCGCAGGTAAATGACAGGTCTGCTGCCACTTGTGCCCAGGCTGAGCGAGCTTTTATGCGGCGTCTGGAAGGCGGCTGTCAGGTACCCATCGGGGCTTTGGCCCATATTAAAGATAATCATTTAACTGTTCGTGGATTTTTAGGCCGGGTAGATGGTTCTGAAGTGATTATCAAAGAAAAGCAGGGGCTTATTTCCGATGCGGAAGCCGTAGGCACTGCCTTGGCAGAGGATATGCTATCCGGAGCCGGCCAATCAATCTTGGCCGCTATCCGTGAAGAATAG
- the cobA gene encoding uroporphyrinogen-III C-methyltransferase, producing MNKGMVYLVGAGPGDVGLITLKGLKAIQTADVIVYDRLANSRLLSFAKPDCQMIYCGKTPDHHTLKQDEINALLVDLAGKHQVVTRLKGGDPFVFGRGGEEGEELRKAGYDFEIVPGITSAIAVPAYAGIPVTHRHLTSTFTVITGHEDPTKDDSQINWQRLGEDPGTLIFLMGVGRLQGIVSQLMRYGKDPHTPVALIRWGTRPEQATVTGTLETIVEVVEAAGFTSPAIIIIGDVVGMRDTLAWFENKPLFGQRILVTRAREQASALSEKIEALGGEAIEAPMIRIKPATDQAPLQNAVANIDVYDWIIFTSTNGVRYFMKALMAAGKDVRALAGAKLCAIGTKTADALLGYGLRVEVMPEVFRAEAVAEALQGHISSAGRVLIPRSNLGRAVLVDELEKMGMEVDDVIAYETVQADLPEGGLAGLLQENHVNAVTFTSSSTVKNFMRLLADKSFLPASFKIVSIGPITSQTLAEYGLKADIEADPYTIDGVVEALVALTKSQKES from the coding sequence ATGAATAAGGGAATGGTATACTTAGTCGGCGCAGGGCCGGGGGATGTCGGCTTGATTACCTTAAAGGGCCTGAAAGCAATTCAAACGGCAGATGTTATCGTTTACGATCGTTTGGCAAATTCTCGGTTGTTGAGTTTTGCCAAACCGGACTGCCAGATGATTTATTGCGGAAAAACACCGGATCATCATACTTTAAAACAAGATGAGATTAATGCGCTGTTGGTTGATTTAGCGGGTAAACACCAGGTTGTCACGCGGTTAAAAGGTGGCGATCCTTTTGTGTTTGGACGTGGTGGTGAAGAAGGGGAAGAACTGCGTAAAGCCGGGTATGATTTTGAAATTGTGCCGGGCATTACATCTGCCATTGCTGTGCCGGCCTATGCGGGCATTCCGGTGACCCATCGTCATCTGACATCAACGTTTACAGTGATTACAGGCCATGAAGACCCCACCAAGGATGACAGTCAGATCAATTGGCAAAGGTTGGGAGAAGACCCGGGCACCCTGATTTTTCTGATGGGCGTGGGGAGATTACAAGGCATCGTCAGTCAGCTAATGCGCTACGGCAAAGATCCCCATACGCCGGTGGCCTTAATTCGCTGGGGAACGCGTCCTGAACAAGCGACGGTAACCGGCACGCTGGAAACCATTGTAGAAGTGGTTGAGGCCGCAGGCTTTACGTCCCCAGCCATCATCATTATCGGCGATGTGGTTGGCATGCGGGACACACTGGCCTGGTTTGAGAACAAGCCGCTCTTCGGCCAGCGTATCTTGGTAACGCGCGCCAGAGAACAAGCCAGTGCTTTATCGGAAAAGATAGAGGCTCTTGGCGGCGAGGCGATTGAAGCCCCGATGATTCGTATCAAACCGGCCACAGACCAAGCTCCACTTCAAAATGCTGTGGCCAATATTGATGTTTACGATTGGATTATTTTCACCTCGACAAATGGTGTCAGATACTTTATGAAGGCACTGATGGCAGCTGGGAAGGACGTCCGCGCCTTGGCAGGGGCCAAACTTTGTGCCATTGGCACAAAGACAGCGGATGCCTTGCTGGGATACGGCCTTCGCGTTGAAGTGATGCCGGAAGTTTTTCGTGCTGAAGCGGTAGCTGAGGCATTGCAAGGACATATCAGTTCAGCTGGTCGGGTGCTGATTCCCCGCTCAAACCTTGGCAGAGCGGTTTTGGTGGATGAATTGGAAAAAATGGGCATGGAGGTTGATGATGTCATCGCCTATGAAACAGTTCAAGCAGATCTTCCCGAAGGTGGTTTAGCTGGCCTGCTTCAAGAAAATCATGTGAATGCTGTGACCTTTACCAGCTCATCAACAGTGAAAAATTTTATGCGCCTATTGGCCGACAAGTCTTTCTTGCCGGCGTCGTTTAAAATTGTCTCCATTGGACCAATCACAAGTCAAACATTGGCTGAATATGGGCTGAAGGCTGATATTGAAGCAGATCCCTATACAATAGATGGTGTGGTTGAAGCACTGGTTGCATTAACAAAATCACAAAAGGAGTCTTAA
- the hemB gene encoding porphobilinogen synthase encodes MNLTHRMRRLRRTPAIRRMVQSVYIHPEDMIYPIFVTELSDKPQEVSSMPGVWQFPLDDVLTEVDRCVNAGIEAIMLFGLPAEKDEKASQAYAQDGIVQKAIRKIRAAYPELIITTDVCLCEYTSHGHCGMIAADGDVQNDPTLTLLAKTAVSHAEAGADILSPSDMMDGRVAFIRQALDDAGYQNVSIMAHCAKFASAFFGPFRDAADSAPQFGDRKTYQMDPASGARQALEEIALDVDEGTDFIIVKPGLAYLDLVSQAAENFLQPIVTYNVSGEYAMVKAAAEKGWIDEKKVVMEMMYAFKRAGADIIITYHAIDVANWLKEEQA; translated from the coding sequence ATGAATTTAACACATCGCATGCGTCGATTGCGCCGTACACCGGCTATTCGGCGCATGGTACAAAGCGTATACATTCATCCGGAAGACATGATTTACCCGATATTTGTCACGGAGCTTTCCGATAAACCACAAGAGGTCAGTTCCATGCCTGGTGTATGGCAATTCCCCTTGGACGATGTTTTGACTGAAGTGGACCGATGTGTGAATGCGGGCATTGAAGCCATCATGCTTTTCGGCTTGCCTGCTGAAAAAGACGAAAAGGCCTCACAAGCATACGCACAAGATGGGATTGTGCAAAAAGCCATTCGTAAAATCAGAGCGGCTTATCCGGAGTTAATCATTACGACAGATGTCTGTCTTTGTGAATACACCAGTCATGGCCATTGCGGAATGATTGCTGCTGATGGTGATGTGCAAAACGATCCGACGCTCACCCTGCTGGCCAAAACAGCTGTGAGTCATGCTGAAGCCGGTGCCGATATTTTATCGCCGTCAGACATGATGGATGGCCGCGTGGCTTTTATCCGCCAGGCACTGGATGACGCCGGGTATCAGAATGTATCCATCATGGCTCATTGCGCTAAATTTGCATCAGCTTTTTTCGGGCCTTTTCGCGACGCGGCAGATTCAGCACCCCAGTTTGGTGATCGCAAAACCTATCAAATGGATCCAGCCTCCGGTGCACGTCAAGCCTTAGAAGAAATTGCTTTGGACGTCGATGAAGGCACGGATTTTATCATTGTTAAGCCGGGGCTGGCTTATCTGGATTTGGTCAGCCAAGCCGCCGAAAATTTTTTGCAACCCATTGTCACATATAATGTGAGCGGTGAATACGCCATGGTAAAGGCAGCTGCTGAAAAGGGTTGGATTGATGAAAAGAAAGTTGTCATGGAAATGATGTACGCCTTTAAACGCGCTGGCGCAGATATTATTATCACCTATCATGCTATTGATGTGGCCAATTGGCTAAAGGAGGAACAAGCATGA
- the hemL gene encoding glutamate-1-semialdehyde 2,1-aminomutase has protein sequence MSLNYDKSKAAYEAANKVIPGGVNSPVRAFRAVGDYPIFIESGQGAHVTDIDGNELIDFICSWGPLIFGHNDPVVQEAVMSAVQKGTTFGMPTEIETLMAEKIVELIPSIEKVRMVSSGTEATMSALRLARGYTGRDKIVKCGGCYHGHADHLLIQAGSGALTFGVPSSPGVPENIAHETLTATYNDIDSFKALFAEYQNEIAAVIIEPIPGNMGLILPEEGFLEALRELTKENGSLLIFDEVISGFRASLGGAQKRFGIMPDLTCLGKIIGGGLPVGAFGGRADIMDHLAPVGDVYQAGTLSGNPLAMKAGYTTLCELQKRNPYADLDARAKRLEEGLAAAADAHGVRATINQVGSLLTVFFTDRPVHTYADAQTSSVDQYRIFFQALLAEGIHLPPSQFECWFISTAHTDADIEKTIQAAEKAFAAVAKA, from the coding sequence ATGAGCTTAAATTATGATAAATCAAAAGCCGCTTATGAAGCGGCCAATAAAGTCATCCCTGGTGGTGTCAACAGTCCTGTTCGTGCATTTCGCGCTGTTGGTGATTACCCCATCTTTATTGAAAGCGGTCAGGGTGCTCATGTGACCGATATTGATGGCAATGAGTTGATTGATTTTATTTGCTCCTGGGGCCCGCTTATTTTTGGTCACAACGATCCTGTGGTTCAAGAGGCTGTTATGTCTGCTGTCCAAAAAGGGACAACTTTTGGTATGCCAACGGAAATTGAAACGCTTATGGCGGAAAAAATCGTTGAACTGATTCCATCCATTGAAAAAGTGCGCATGGTGTCTTCCGGGACGGAAGCAACCATGAGCGCTCTTCGCCTTGCCAGAGGGTATACAGGTCGGGATAAGATCGTCAAATGTGGCGGCTGCTATCACGGGCATGCAGATCACCTGTTGATTCAAGCCGGTTCCGGCGCCTTGACCTTTGGCGTACCGTCCAGCCCGGGTGTTCCTGAGAACATTGCGCACGAAACCCTCACGGCCACCTACAACGATATCGACAGCTTTAAAGCTCTTTTTGCCGAATACCAAAATGAAATTGCAGCGGTTATTATTGAACCGATTCCGGGAAATATGGGACTGATTCTTCCGGAAGAAGGATTTTTAGAAGCCTTACGCGAATTAACAAAAGAAAACGGCAGCTTATTAATTTTTGACGAAGTTATTTCAGGTTTTCGTGCGTCTCTCGGCGGCGCTCAAAAACGATTTGGTATTATGCCGGATTTAACCTGCCTGGGTAAAATTATTGGTGGTGGTCTGCCGGTTGGTGCCTTTGGCGGTCGTGCCGATATTATGGATCACTTGGCACCGGTCGGTGATGTGTATCAGGCCGGTACCTTATCTGGTAACCCCCTGGCCATGAAGGCTGGCTATACAACCCTTTGCGAACTGCAGAAGCGCAATCCTTATGCCGACTTGGATGCAAGAGCCAAAAGACTTGAAGAAGGATTGGCGGCTGCAGCTGATGCCCATGGTGTGCGCGCAACTATCAATCAGGTCGGTTCCTTACTAACCGTATTCTTTACAGATCGTCCGGTGCACACCTATGCAGATGCACAAACATCATCTGTCGACCAATACCGGATCTTTTTCCAAGCCTTGCTGGCCGAAGGCATCCACTTGCCGCCCTCTCAGTTTGAATGCTGGTTTATTTCCACCGCCCATACGGATGCGGACATTGAGAAAACCATCCAAGCTGCTGAGAAAGCTTTTGCCGCCGTTGCCAAGGCATAA
- the miaB gene encoding tRNA (N6-isopentenyl adenosine(37)-C2)-methylthiotransferase MiaB, protein MAMAKGKFYCQTYGCQMNEHDSEIMAGLLSESGYVPCEIREDADVIIINTCCIREKAEHKVLSLLGELRGLVEEHPEKVVAVTGCMVQQADIVPKIRRACPHVKLIIGTHNFHRIAEYVDRIRATNELICDIPTEELLIEEALPTMREFPHKAFVNITYGCNNYCTYCIVPYVRGKERSRDLADILDEVRQLVNDGVKEITFLGQNVNSYGNDLVDPSANFARLLEEADQAEGLERIRFMTSHPKDLTQAVIDVIAKSHHICHYIHLPVQAGSNAVLQRMNRRYTREHYLQLVAAIRQALPNAALTTDIIVGFPGETEDDFMSTLSLVEKVGFDNAFAFAYSPRAGTPAAKMADQVPFEEKKERLARLNSLLAKWSLIRNQAYIGKKVKVLVDGVSKTNEQILSGKTDSGKIVLFEAPKHYVGRLVDVEIETAQTWILKGKVTFDDLEV, encoded by the coding sequence ATGGCAATGGCGAAAGGTAAATTTTATTGTCAGACATATGGCTGCCAGATGAATGAGCACGATTCAGAAATCATGGCGGGCTTGCTTAGTGAAAGCGGTTATGTGCCTTGCGAGATTAGGGAAGATGCTGATGTTATCATCATCAACACTTGTTGTATCCGAGAAAAGGCTGAACATAAGGTCCTGAGCCTGCTTGGCGAGCTGCGCGGGCTTGTTGAGGAACACCCTGAAAAAGTCGTTGCGGTAACTGGCTGTATGGTGCAACAAGCAGATATTGTGCCTAAAATACGGCGGGCCTGTCCTCATGTGAAGCTGATCATTGGAACGCATAACTTCCATCGCATTGCTGAATACGTAGACCGTATTCGGGCAACAAATGAACTGATCTGCGATATTCCCACTGAAGAGCTGTTGATTGAAGAAGCCTTGCCAACCATGCGCGAATTTCCGCATAAGGCATTTGTCAACATCACCTATGGCTGCAATAATTACTGCACCTACTGCATCGTGCCCTATGTCCGCGGTAAGGAACGCAGCCGGGATTTAGCGGATATTCTGGATGAAGTGCGCCAATTGGTGAATGATGGCGTTAAAGAAATTACTTTTTTAGGGCAAAACGTCAATTCCTACGGCAACGATTTGGTCGATCCGTCTGCGAATTTTGCAAGGCTTTTAGAGGAAGCAGACCAGGCGGAGGGGCTTGAACGTATTCGATTCATGACCTCACACCCAAAAGATTTAACCCAAGCGGTCATCGATGTGATTGCTAAGAGTCATCATATCTGTCATTACATCCACTTGCCTGTTCAGGCGGGAAGCAATGCCGTTTTACAACGGATGAACCGGCGTTATACCAGAGAGCATTATTTGCAACTGGTTGCCGCCATCCGTCAAGCGCTGCCGAATGCAGCATTAACGACGGATATTATTGTCGGCTTTCCGGGAGAAACAGAAGATGATTTTATGAGCACCTTATCCCTTGTGGAAAAAGTCGGGTTTGACAATGCTTTTGCCTTTGCTTATTCGCCACGCGCCGGAACCCCGGCTGCAAAGATGGCAGATCAAGTGCCTTTTGAGGAAAAAAAAGAACGATTGGCGCGTTTAAATAGCCTTTTAGCCAAGTGGTCGTTAATTAGGAACCAAGCTTATATCGGTAAAAAGGTTAAAGTCTTGGTAGATGGGGTAAGTAAAACCAACGAGCAGATTTTAAGTGGCAAAACAGATAGCGGTAAAATTGTGCTTTTTGAAGCCCCCAAACACTACGTTGGCCGGTTGGTTGATGTGGAAATTGAAACTGCTCAAACTTGGATTTTAAAAGGTAAAGTGACGTTTGATGATTTGGAGGTATAA
- a CDS encoding YlbF family regulator, with product MSILDKAKELADAISESPELRRVKETELRIMINMDAREIVEEYQNIQTDAINSGVNYEDLPEEKKERLQYLEEQMNSNEIINEYLSANQELNQILESVNMVITGALNGNQSDCSSCSSSGDCGGSCPSGH from the coding sequence TTGAGTATCTTAGATAAAGCGAAAGAATTGGCAGATGCTATTTCCGAAAGCCCGGAATTGCGTCGGGTTAAAGAAACGGAATTACGGATTATGATTAACATGGATGCGCGGGAAATCGTTGAAGAATACCAAAACATTCAAACCGATGCCATCAACTCGGGTGTGAATTATGAAGATCTTCCTGAAGAAAAGAAAGAACGGTTGCAGTATTTGGAAGAACAAATGAACAGCAATGAAATCATTAACGAATATCTGTCTGCAAACCAGGAATTAAATCAAATTTTAGAATCTGTGAATATGGTTATTACCGGTGCTTTAAACGGCAATCAGAGCGATTGCTCCAGCTGCTCCAGTTCTGGAGACTGCGGTGGCAGCTGTCCTTCAGGCCATTAA
- a CDS encoding S-layer homology domain-containing protein, translating into MKKTSWLLVTILLFAVFVFPNNAFAEELSTEEAVYALLQHNIVKIDIDPKAFDQRLEDIGMTYAAFDGYKHSLKYYYYKERPGEYYIHVVLNPDEGIKRLAVFEKIQGIRSKALETPGPVTQLEFANNYLVDHVAYDDAVYESYLKGAPMTDLSPWSAEGALLNGKAVCEGYAGAFMMICDQLGIPCVKVNGELNGIPHTWNSVFIESIQDWLNVDVTNNDPGNTEVPEGFRTHLFLLTDDQYSNYGYQWNKKRAQAIKDIRFPYLVGNQLDYLRREKIIVGRGGADFAAAAQLTREELAVILVRISDKNLSQPAQTSTIPDVSDWAQESVQICKANGLMVGYPDGSFKGKNPVSKQELAAIMLRLSKVPSNAYRWETVEQTAVAHDLMSAGRTSGIITATASRADIFDVLYRLLHQ; encoded by the coding sequence ATGAAAAAAACATCATGGTTATTGGTAACGATCCTTTTATTTGCTGTTTTTGTTTTCCCGAATAATGCATTTGCCGAAGAATTATCAACAGAAGAAGCGGTTTATGCTCTCTTACAGCACAATATTGTTAAAATCGATATTGATCCAAAGGCATTTGATCAACGGCTGGAGGATATCGGTATGACTTATGCTGCTTTTGATGGTTATAAGCACAGTTTAAAGTATTATTACTACAAAGAACGTCCAGGGGAATATTATATTCACGTTGTTTTAAACCCGGATGAAGGCATCAAGCGTCTGGCTGTTTTTGAAAAAATCCAAGGCATTCGCTCTAAAGCGCTGGAAACGCCGGGCCCTGTAACCCAGTTAGAGTTTGCCAATAATTATTTAGTGGATCACGTGGCTTATGATGACGCGGTTTATGAGTCGTATTTAAAAGGCGCACCAATGACGGATTTATCTCCATGGTCTGCTGAAGGGGCTCTTTTAAACGGAAAAGCGGTATGTGAAGGCTATGCCGGTGCATTTATGATGATTTGTGATCAACTGGGCATTCCTTGTGTCAAGGTAAACGGTGAACTTAATGGCATCCCGCATACTTGGAACAGTGTTTTTATTGAATCTATCCAAGATTGGTTAAATGTTGATGTGACCAATAACGATCCCGGCAATACTGAGGTACCAGAAGGGTTCAGGACCCATTTGTTTTTATTAACAGACGATCAATACAGCAACTATGGCTACCAATGGAATAAAAAGAGGGCCCAAGCCATTAAAGATATTCGCTTCCCGTACTTGGTTGGCAATCAATTAGATTACTTACGGCGGGAAAAAATTATTGTCGGCCGTGGTGGTGCCGATTTTGCTGCAGCAGCGCAATTAACACGTGAAGAGCTGGCAGTCATCCTCGTTCGCATTTCTGACAAAAACCTGTCCCAGCCGGCTCAAACATCAACAATACCAGACGTATCAGATTGGGCGCAAGAAAGCGTGCAAATCTGCAAAGCAAATGGGCTTATGGTTGGGTATCCGGATGGCAGCTTCAAAGGAAAAAATCCGGTTAGCAAACAAGAGTTGGCGGCAATTATGCTGCGCCTCAGCAAGGTGCCAAGCAATGCTTACCGCTGGGAGACCGTTGAACAAACAGCCGTCGCCCATGATTTAATGAGTGCTGGTCGTACAAGCGGCATTATCACTGCAACAGCCAGCCGGGCCGATATATTTGATGTCTTATACCGGCTGCTCCACCAATAA
- a CDS encoding NAD-dependent protein deacylase, producing the protein MHPELKKLIDSHDNIVFFGGAGVSTESGIPDFRSPDGLYHRKDFKYPPETMLSHSFFENHTEEFFEFYRSFSLAPNNGPSCAHKKLAELEASGKLKAIITQNIDGLHQMAGSKKVLELHGSVLRNYCTSCGAFYDLDFIGETEGIPRCPKDNGIVKPDVVLYEEALNSTTLIESVRAIEAADMMIVAGTSLVVYPAAGLLDYFKGDTLVLINKEATSRDNIATLVIHAGIGETLCGD; encoded by the coding sequence GAATTAAAAAAATTGATTGATAGCCATGATAATATTGTATTTTTTGGTGGCGCTGGTGTCTCGACTGAAAGTGGCATTCCGGATTTTCGGAGTCCGGACGGGCTTTACCATCGAAAGGATTTTAAATATCCGCCTGAAACGATGCTGTCTCATTCTTTTTTTGAAAACCATACAGAGGAATTCTTTGAATTTTATCGGTCCTTTTCCCTGGCGCCAAACAATGGCCCCAGTTGTGCCCATAAAAAACTGGCTGAACTTGAAGCCAGCGGTAAATTGAAAGCCATCATCACACAAAATATTGATGGTCTCCACCAAATGGCGGGCAGTAAAAAAGTACTGGAATTGCACGGCTCCGTCTTGCGCAATTATTGTACCAGCTGTGGTGCTTTTTATGATTTGGACTTTATTGGAGAAACGGAAGGCATTCCCCGTTGCCCCAAAGATAATGGCATTGTAAAACCGGATGTAGTTCTCTATGAAGAGGCCTTGAATTCTACGACACTAATTGAATCGGTCCGTGCCATAGAAGCGGCAGATATGATGATCGTTGCCGGGACCTCCTTGGTTGTTTATCCGGCAGCCGGTTTGTTGGATTACTTCAAAGGGGATACCTTGGTGCTCATAAACAAAGAAGCCACATCCAGAGATAATATTGCGACTTTAGTCATACATGCGGGTATTGGTGAAACGCTTTGCGGTGACTGA